From Rutidosis leptorrhynchoides isolate AG116_Rl617_1_P2 chromosome 3, CSIRO_AGI_Rlap_v1, whole genome shotgun sequence, a single genomic window includes:
- the LOC139899792 gene encoding uncharacterized protein encodes MAKDDDVDGDTYVTLVTKLDFGDPLYLHASDTTGIALVSLKLKGTENYSVWSRAMLLALNTKNKKEIKETYDKIDGSITFNLYKQINSLTQRGSSVSEYYHKLNTLWKQFDALIKLLECVCDANVDFVKHNSVIKLMQFLMGLDEVYQPIRSNLLMTNPLPNVKTTFTVISKEESHYWPKISKFCFCC; translated from the exons ATGGctaaagatgatgatgttgatggtgATACTTATGTTACATTAGTTACTAAGTTAGATTTTGGTGATCCTTTGTATTTGCATGCTAGTGATACTACTGGAATTGCACTTGTGTCATTAAAATTGAAAGGAACAGAGAATTATAGTGTTTGGAGCAGAGCTATGCTTCTTGCTTTAAACACTAAAAACAAAAAAG aaattaaagaaacttatgacAAAATTGATGGTTCAATTACTTTTAATCTATATAAACAAATCAATTCATTGACACAAAGAGGTTCTAGTGTTTCTGAATATTATCATAAGTTGAATACTTTGTGGAAACAATTTGATGCTCTTATTAAATTGCTTGAATGTGTTTGTGATGCTAATGTTGATTTTGTTAAACATAATAGTGTGATAAAACTTATGCAGTTTCTTATGGGACTTGATGAGGTTTACCAGCCTATAAGAAGTAATCTTCTTATGACTAATCCTCTTCCTAATGTTAAAACAACATTTACTGTTATATCAAAGGAAGAGTCTCACTATTGGCCAAAAATCTCAAAGTTCTGCTTTTGTTGCTAA